Proteins encoded within one genomic window of uncultured Draconibacterium sp.:
- a CDS encoding PhnA domain-containing protein: protein MSIERELQKRTSVCELCGSEDNLGVFTVPPATQESEKDSIYICATCSGQINDPETMDANHWRCLNDSMWSTVPAVQVVAWRMLNRLKAEGWPQDLLDMLYLDEETQAWAEATGEGIDPDDVVKHLDSNGAVLQAGDSVVLIKDLNVKGGGFTAKRGTAVRNISLVHDNPEQIEGKVNGQQIVILTQYVKKN from the coding sequence ATGAGTATAGAAAGAGAATTGCAAAAACGCACTTCGGTTTGTGAATTATGCGGATCGGAAGATAATCTGGGTGTATTTACTGTGCCGCCGGCAACACAGGAAAGCGAAAAAGACAGTATTTATATTTGTGCAACCTGCTCGGGGCAGATCAACGACCCGGAGACAATGGATGCCAACCACTGGCGTTGTTTGAACGACAGCATGTGGAGCACTGTACCTGCTGTTCAGGTGGTAGCATGGAGAATGTTAAACCGTTTAAAAGCTGAAGGCTGGCCACAAGATTTGCTTGATATGCTTTACCTCGACGAAGAAACACAGGCTTGGGCTGAAGCAACCGGCGAAGGAATTGATCCGGATGATGTGGTTAAACACCTCGACAGCAACGGCGCTGTTTTGCAAGCAGGCGATTCGGTTGTTTTGATTAAAGACCTGAACGTAAAAGGTGGTGGATTTACTGCAAAACGCGGAACAGCCGTTCGTAATATCTCGCTGGTACACGATAATCCCGAGCAAATTGAAGGGAAAGTAAATGGCCAGCAGATCGTTATTCTTACACAGTATGTAAAGAAGAATTAG
- the trpS gene encoding tryptophan--tRNA ligase — protein sequence MNKPTVVSGIRPTGYLHLGNYFGAVQNFLKMQDDFNCYFFIADIHSLTTHPTPENLQSGVRQVLAEYLACGIDPEKSTIFIQSDVPEVSELYALLNMNAYLGELERTTSFKDKARQNPDNVNAGLLTYPVLMASDIIIHKAHFVPVGKDQEQNLEMARKFAKRFNRMYKADVFPIPRPYTFDGGDMIKVPGLDGSGKMGKSEGNAINLYEDPKSIRKKVMRAVTDSGPTEMNQEKPEAIQNLFTLLDIVSTPDTVAHFDELYNKCEIRYGDLKKQLAEDIIAYTSPIRERIIDILQDDAYLAKVAKMGAEKARESAVKTLQEVKDVIGFKKLF from the coding sequence ATGAATAAACCGACAGTTGTAAGCGGTATACGACCGACTGGATATTTGCACCTCGGAAACTACTTTGGAGCCGTGCAAAATTTCTTAAAAATGCAGGACGATTTTAACTGCTACTTTTTTATTGCTGATATTCACTCGTTAACTACGCACCCAACGCCTGAGAATTTGCAGTCGGGTGTGCGCCAGGTGCTTGCCGAATATTTAGCTTGTGGTATCGATCCTGAAAAATCAACGATATTCATTCAGAGTGATGTTCCTGAGGTTTCGGAATTGTATGCTTTATTAAATATGAACGCCTATTTGGGCGAGCTGGAGCGTACAACCTCGTTTAAAGATAAAGCTCGTCAGAATCCGGATAACGTAAATGCCGGATTGTTGACTTACCCGGTTTTAATGGCTTCGGATATTATTATCCACAAAGCGCATTTTGTACCGGTTGGAAAAGACCAGGAGCAAAACCTGGAAATGGCGCGCAAATTTGCCAAACGTTTTAACCGCATGTACAAAGCAGATGTATTCCCGATTCCACGTCCGTATACTTTTGATGGTGGCGACATGATTAAAGTTCCGGGATTGGATGGCAGCGGAAAAATGGGAAAATCGGAAGGTAATGCCATTAACCTTTACGAAGATCCAAAATCGATTCGTAAGAAAGTAATGCGTGCGGTTACCGATTCGGGCCCAACAGAAATGAACCAGGAAAAGCCGGAAGCTATTCAGAACTTATTTACACTGCTGGATATCGTTTCTACACCCGATACAGTAGCGCATTTCGATGAATTGTACAACAAGTGCGAAATTCGTTACGGCGATCTGAAAAAACAACTGGCAGAAGATATTATTGCCTACACTTCGCCAATCCGCGAACGGATTATTGATATTCTGCAAGACGATGCTTACCTGGCAAAAGTGGCTAAAATGGGTGCTGAAAAAGCTCGCGAATCAGCTGTGAAAACCTTGCAAGAAGTGAAAGATGTAATTGGATTTAAGAAACTGTTTTAA
- the ybaK gene encoding Cys-tRNA(Pro) deacylase has translation MKKTNAARLLDSKKIAYELVEYHVDEADLSATHVAESLGQNVEQVFKTLVLRGKRTGVFVAVIPGAAELNLKKAAKISGNKSVEMVLMKELLGLTGYIRGACSPMGMKKPYPIFIHETCLNFEYIYVSAGKRGMQIKIDPKDLIACTGAQLSDLIDL, from the coding sequence GTGAAGAAAACAAATGCTGCCCGTTTACTCGACAGCAAAAAGATAGCGTACGAGCTGGTTGAATACCACGTTGATGAGGCGGATTTGAGCGCCACTCATGTTGCCGAATCGTTGGGGCAGAATGTGGAGCAGGTTTTTAAAACACTCGTTTTAAGAGGTAAGAGAACGGGTGTATTTGTAGCTGTAATTCCCGGAGCTGCCGAACTTAACTTGAAAAAAGCTGCAAAAATATCGGGGAATAAAAGCGTGGAAATGGTGCTGATGAAAGAACTGTTGGGGCTCACCGGTTACATTCGTGGAGCATGTTCGCCAATGGGAATGAAAAAACCATACCCGATCTTTATTCACGAAACCTGCTTGAATTTCGAATACATTTATGTGAGTGCCGGGAAACGCGGTATGCAGATAAAAATCGATCCAAAAGATCTGATCGCTTGTACCGGAGCCCAGCTTTCCGACCTTATTGATTTATGA